Proteins encoded together in one Juglans regia cultivar Chandler chromosome 9, Walnut 2.0, whole genome shotgun sequence window:
- the LOC109004093 gene encoding alpha,alpha-trehalose-phosphate synthase [UDP-forming] 5-like, translating to MVSRSYSNLLDLVSGGSPTFGRERKRLPRVATVAGVLSELDDENSNSAGSDAPSSISQDRMIIVGNQLPLRAHRSDNGQWNFSWDDDSLLLQLKDGLGEDIEVIYIGCLKEEIDLSEQDDVAQTLLETYKCVPAFIPPDLFSKFYHGFCKQHLWPLFHYMLPLSPDLGGRFDRSLWQAYVSVNKIFADKVMEVISPEDDFVWVHDYHLMVLPTFLRKRFNRVKLGFFLHSPFPSSEIYRTLPVRDELLRALLNSDLIGFHTFDYARHFLSCCGRMLGLSYQSKRGYIGLEYYGRTVSIKILPVGIHIGQLQSVLDLPETESKVAELRDQFRGRTVLLGVDDMDIFKGISLKLLAMEQLLTQHPDKRGKVVLVQIANPARGRGKDVQEVQCETTATVSRINETFGRQGYKPVVLIDTPLQFYERIAYYVIAECCLVTAVRDGMNLIPYEYIICRQGNEKLDVTLGLNTLTPKKSMLVVSEFVGCSPSLSGAIRVNPWNIDSVAEAMESALIVSEAEKQLRHEKHYRYVSTHDVAYWARSFLQDLERACRDHLRRRCWGIGFGLGFRVIALDPNFRKLSVDHIVSAYKRTKSRAILLDYDGAMMLPGSICISANTEVVGTLKSLCRDPKNVVFIVSGKDRKTLMEWFSSCEKLGIAAEHGYFLRPNHEVDWETCVSVPDFDWKQIAEPVMQLYTETTDGSTIETKESALVWNYQFADPDFGSCQAKELLDHLESVLANDPVSVKSGQHIVEVKPQGVNKGIIAEYLLSTMRQKGMLPDFVLCIGDDRSDEDMFEVIMSARASLSPVAEVFACTVGQKPSKAKYYLEDTTEILRMLQGLASASEQAARIAPQVSQRVVMSDCK from the exons ATGGTTTCGAGGTCTTATTCTAACTTATTGGATCTTGTGTCTGGTGGATCTCCAACTTTTGGTCGTGAGAGGAAGAGGCTCCCTCGGGTGGCAACCGTTGCGGGAGTGCTGTCTGAGCTAGATGATGAAAACAGCAATAGTGCTGGTTCTGATGCTCCCTCGTCTATCTCTCAGGATCGGATGATCATTGTGGGAAACCAGCTTCCACTTAGGGCACATCGAAGTGACAATGGACAGTGGAACTTTAGCTGGGATGATGATTCGCTTCTTTTACAACTTAAAGATGGCCTTGGAGAAGATATAGAAGTAATCTATATTGGCTGTCTTAAAGAAGAGATTGACCTGAGTGAGCAAGATGATGTAGCTCAAACTTTGCTCGAGACATACAAGTGTGTACCAGCATTCATCCCTCCCGATCTTTTTAGTAAATTCTATCATGGATTCTGTAAGCAACATTTGTGGCCTTTATTTCACTACATGCTTCCTCTATCgccagatcttggtggtaggtTTGATCGGTCCCTTTGGCAAGCTTATGTATCTGTGAACAAGATATTTGCAGATAAAGTAATGGAAGTGATCAGTCCTGAAGATGACTTTGTGTGGGTTCATGACTACCATTTGATGGTTTTGCCAACATTTTTGAGGAAGAGGTTCAATAGGGTAAAGCTTGGATTCTTCCTTCATAGCCCATTCCCTTCATCTGAGATCTACAGGACACTTCCTGTAAGAGATGAACTTCTGAGAGCTCTTTTAAACTCTGACCTCATTGGATTCCATACTTTTGATTATGCTAGGCACTTCCTCTCTTGTTGTGGTAGAATGCTTGGGCTTTCTTATCAATCTAAGCGTGGTTACATAGGGCTTGAATATTATGGTCGTACAGTAAGCATTAAAATTCTTCCTGTTGGGATTCATATAGGCCAGCTCCAATCTGTTTTGGATCTTCCTGAGACTGAATCTAAGGTTGCAGAGTTACGAGATCAGTTTAGGGGTCGTACGGTTTTGCTTGGGGTTGATGACATGGACATTTTTAAAGGAATCAGCTTGAAACTTTTGGCCATGGAACAATTGCTCACACAACATCCTGATAAGAGGGGTAAAGTTGTATTGGTTCAGATTGCAAATCCTGCAAGGGGCAGAGGTAAGGATGTGCAGGAGGTCCAATGTGAAACTACTGCTACAGTGAGCAGGATTAATGAGACATTTGGAAGGCAAGGATATAAGCCAGTGGTCTTGATTGATACTCCACTTCAGTTTTATGAAAGAATTGCTTATTACGTAATTGCAGAGTGTTGTCTTGTTACAGCAGTGAGGGATGGGATGAATCTTATTCcctatgaatatattatttgcCGGCAAGGAAACGAGAAATTAGATGTGACCTTAGGGCTAAACACATTGACCCCAAAAAAGAGCATGCTGGTGGTATCTGAATTTGTCGGATGCTCCCCATCACTAAGTGGTGCAATTCGAGTTAATCCATGGAACATTGATTCTGTAGCCGAAGCTATGGAGTCAGCCCTAATAGTCTCTGAGGCTGAAAAACAGTTGAGGCATGAGAAGCACTATAGGTATGTCAGTACACATGATGTTGCGTACTGGGCACGCAGCTTTTTACAAGATCTTGAAAGGGCATGTAGGGATCATCTGAGGAGGAGGTGCTGGGGGATTGGTtttggtttagggtttcgaGTAATTGCTTTGGATCCAAATTTCAGAAAGCTCTCAGTTGATCATATCGTTTCAGCTTATAAGAGGACTAAGAGCCGAGCAATTCTTTTAGATTATGATGGTGCTATGATGCTGCCGGGTTCAATTTGTATCTCTGCCAATACTGAAGTTGTTGGAACCTTAAAAAGCTTGTGCAGAGACCCCAAAAATGTTGTCTTCATTGTTAGTGGGAAGGACAGAAAGACCCTAATGGAATGGTTTTCTTCTTGTGAAAAGCTTGGGATTGCAGCTGAGCATGGTTATTTTTTGAG gCCAAACCATGAGGTGGATTGGGAAACTTGTGTTTCAGTGCCAGATTTTGACTGGAAACAGATTGCTGAGCCAGTAATGCAATTATACACTGAAACTACTGATGGTTCTACCATAGAGACCAAAGAGAGTGCTCTTGTTTGGAATTACCAGTTTGCAGATCCAGATTTTGGCTCATGCCAGGCTAAGGAGCTTCTTGATCATCTGGAAAGTGTTCTTGCTAATGATCCGGTTTCAGTCAAGAGTGGCCAACATATAGTTGAGGTTAAACCTCAG GGTGTAAATAAAGGCATTATAGCAGAATATCTCCTCTCAACAATGAGACAGAAGGGAATGCTTCCGGATTTTGTTCTCTGTATTGGGGATGACAGGTCGGATGAGGACATGTTTGAGGTGATAATGAGTGCAAGGGCATCTCTCTCCCCAGTTGCTGAAGTATTTGCTTGCACTGTCGGCCAGAAACCCAGCAAGGCCAAGTACTACCTGGAAGACACAA